From the genome of Desulfocurvibacter africanus subsp. africanus DSM 2603, one region includes:
- a CDS encoding multicopper oxidase domain-containing protein produces MKKLARRLSLLLASALLVALAAGQALAIDVTLYAGAYTKTMPDGRQVAMWGYGLAPGQYSSPGPVIEVPPDQTQLRIRLVNRLPEPTSIVIPGLRATGMTPIMADVYGDGKPRAISFERMAYPNKAYLYTFNNVRPGTYLYMSGTHSAVQVQMGLYGAAKKNAAAGQAYAGVAYDSELVLLFSEIDPEMHDAVANGTYGTSAVPSTIGYAPRYFLINGEPYTSDSQPPLIGYAGGKALLRLLNAGYDMQAPSLLGGYVSVVGMDANLLPHAQKCFTLELAPLKTLDALLDLPAEGGRLTLLDRRLHLVNNTMPGLGGFFTHLSVQ; encoded by the coding sequence ATGAAAAAACTTGCCAGACGCTTGAGTCTGCTCCTGGCCTCGGCTCTGCTCGTGGCGCTCGCCGCAGGCCAGGCCTTGGCCATCGACGTCACGCTCTACGCCGGCGCCTACACCAAGACCATGCCGGACGGCCGGCAGGTGGCCATGTGGGGCTACGGGCTTGCTCCGGGGCAATACTCGTCGCCCGGTCCGGTCATCGAGGTTCCGCCGGACCAGACGCAACTGCGCATTCGCCTGGTGAACAGGCTTCCCGAGCCGACGTCCATCGTCATTCCCGGACTGCGGGCCACCGGGATGACGCCGATAATGGCCGACGTCTATGGGGACGGCAAACCGCGGGCCATCTCTTTCGAGCGCATGGCCTATCCCAACAAGGCGTACCTGTACACGTTCAACAACGTGCGGCCGGGCACCTACCTGTACATGAGCGGCACGCATTCGGCCGTGCAGGTGCAGATGGGCTTGTACGGCGCGGCTAAGAAAAACGCGGCCGCCGGCCAGGCTTACGCGGGCGTGGCCTACGACAGCGAGCTCGTCCTTCTGTTCAGTGAGATAGATCCCGAGATGCATGACGCCGTGGCCAACGGCACGTACGGCACATCGGCCGTGCCGAGCACTATCGGCTATGCTCCGAGATACTTCCTCATCAATGGCGAGCCGTATACCTCCGACAGCCAGCCCCCGCTGATCGGCTATGCGGGCGGCAAGGCCCTGCTCCGCCTGCTCAATGCGGGATATGACATGCAGGCTCCCTCGCTCCTGGGCGGGTATGTGAGCGTGGTCGGCATGGATGCCAATCTGCTGCCCCATGCCCAGAAATGCTTCACCCTGGAGCTTGCGCCCTTGAAGACCCTTGATGCGCTGCTGGACCTGCCTGCCGAGGGGGGGCGGCTCACGCTTCTGGATCGGCGGCTGCACCTGGTCAACAACACGATGCCGGGACTGGGTGGCTTCTTCACTCACCTGTCCGTGCAGTAG
- a CDS encoding ABC transporter ATP-binding protein, which produces MHEMPDVAHALDAPDSLTLLGGPALPCPLGRMDGPDFIDVRDVRKIFNQGRPDAFEALKGLRLSLARGKATAFKGPSGSGKTTLLSLIGCMARPTSGRILLDGSEITSLPERFMAQVRRGTFGFMFQGFNLIRGLSLLENILLPTYPRAEGHKTARLRAEALLERFGMTAKAGQRVELLSGGEKQRAALARALVNTPRVLIADEPTAHLDTALAEELLGFLARLKAEGLTLLLASHDPLVLGSGLVDRVIELRDGRIVGQD; this is translated from the coding sequence ATGCACGAAATGCCCGACGTAGCCCACGCGCTTGATGCGCCCGACTCCCTGACTCTGCTTGGCGGACCCGCCTTGCCCTGCCCGCTGGGCCGGATGGATGGGCCCGATTTCATCGACGTGCGGGACGTTCGCAAAATCTTCAACCAGGGCCGGCCGGACGCCTTCGAGGCGCTCAAGGGCTTACGCCTGAGCCTGGCGCGGGGCAAAGCCACGGCGTTCAAGGGGCCCAGCGGCTCGGGCAAGACGACACTCCTGTCGCTCATCGGCTGCATGGCCAGGCCCACCAGCGGCCGCATCCTCCTGGACGGGAGCGAGATCACGAGCCTGCCCGAACGCTTCATGGCCCAGGTGCGGCGGGGCACGTTCGGTTTCATGTTCCAGGGCTTCAACCTCATACGCGGCCTGTCGCTGCTGGAGAACATCCTCCTGCCCACCTATCCGCGCGCCGAGGGTCACAAGACGGCCCGCCTGCGAGCGGAGGCACTCCTGGAGCGCTTCGGCATGACGGCCAAGGCCGGGCAGAGGGTGGAGCTACTCTCGGGCGGCGAGAAACAGCGCGCAGCCCTGGCCCGGGCGCTCGTCAATACGCCGCGGGTGCTCATCGCCGACGAGCCCACCGCGCACCTGGACACGGCCCTGGCCGAGGAGCTGCTGGGCTTCCTGGCCAGGCTCAAGGCCGAGGGCCTGACCCTCCTCTTGGCCAGCCATGACCCGCTGGTGCTGGGCTCGGGCCTCGTGGATCGCGTCATCGAGCTGCGCGACGGCCGCATCGTGGGGCAGGACTAG
- a CDS encoding ABC transporter permease has protein sequence MRWIEQQRNFLDYTLASLARRKAKNGVLLLAYALVIFSLASALFFTQAMKREAAELLAEAPEMVVQRMLAGRHEHVPERRMEDLRAIPGVRAVEPRLWGYYYNPASGANYTVLARRDFAHGDGQVLIGAGVARTWPGAGQGKLIFRGHDGGPFVLAVAGTLDASTELVSSDLIVISESAFRLLFGMPFGMATDLALTVRNAGESQVIAEKIVRLYPDSRPILREEMLRTYAAAFDWKGGYMLVLLAGSLLAFLIFAWDRAAGLSAEERAEIGVLKAVGWDTSHVLCAKLWEGLAVSLSAFLLGVLAAWAHVFLASAALFEHALKGWAVLYPRFELRPALDATQLASLFLLTVLPYTLITLVPVWRAAIADPDAAMRHA, from the coding sequence ATGCGCTGGATTGAGCAACAGAGGAATTTCCTCGACTACACGCTGGCCTCCCTGGCCAGGCGCAAGGCCAAGAATGGCGTGCTCCTGCTGGCCTACGCCCTGGTTATCTTCAGCCTGGCCTCGGCGCTCTTCTTCACTCAGGCCATGAAGCGCGAGGCCGCCGAACTGCTGGCCGAGGCGCCCGAGATGGTCGTGCAGCGCATGCTGGCCGGCCGCCACGAGCATGTCCCGGAGCGGCGCATGGAGGATCTGCGCGCGATCCCCGGCGTGCGCGCGGTGGAGCCCAGGCTCTGGGGCTACTATTATAACCCGGCCTCCGGGGCCAACTACACGGTGCTGGCCAGGCGGGACTTCGCCCATGGCGACGGCCAGGTCCTCATCGGCGCGGGAGTCGCCCGCACCTGGCCCGGAGCAGGACAGGGCAAGCTCATTTTTCGCGGCCACGACGGCGGCCCGTTCGTGCTCGCCGTGGCCGGGACACTCGACGCATCCACCGAACTCGTCTCGTCCGACCTGATCGTCATTTCCGAGAGCGCCTTCCGCCTGCTGTTCGGCATGCCCTTTGGCATGGCCACGGACTTGGCCCTGACGGTGCGCAACGCGGGCGAGAGCCAAGTCATCGCCGAGAAGATCGTGCGCCTCTACCCGGACAGCCGGCCCATCCTGCGCGAGGAGATGTTGCGCACCTATGCCGCGGCCTTTGACTGGAAGGGCGGGTACATGCTGGTCCTGCTCGCGGGCAGCCTGCTGGCCTTCCTCATCTTCGCCTGGGACAGAGCCGCCGGCCTGTCGGCCGAGGAGCGGGCCGAGATCGGCGTGCTCAAGGCCGTGGGCTGGGACACGAGCCACGTATTATGCGCCAAGCTCTGGGAAGGGCTGGCCGTGTCACTGAGCGCCTTCCTGCTCGGCGTCCTCGCGGCCTGGGCCCACGTTTTCCTGGCCTCGGCGGCCCTGTTCGAGCACGCCCTCAAGGGCTGGGCCGTGCTCTACCCGCGCTTCGAACTCAGGCCGGCGCTGGACGCCACGCAACTGGCCAGCCTCTTTCTGCTCACCGTGCTGCCCTACACCCTGATCACCCTGGTCCCGGTCTGGCGAGCGGCCATCGCGGACCCGGATGCGGCCATGCGGCACGCCTGA
- a CDS encoding nitrous oxide reductase accessory protein NosL has protein sequence MRLALMMLCAALAMSVLIPTDLPAIGTGEAYEVPADLKDKWTAQAAFLRQEFDVCAEHCGQDAACLKKCGDAYEHKLSRAHGTLIFDKAVAEVGRGEADYKLHPSCPLCGMSREKFAHSRMLVQYDDGSVYAACSLHCVAIDLVVNIDKAPARIMVGDHATRQLIDAEKAVWVVGGSKPGVMSARAKWAFADDKAAREYMQENGGQMATFDEAIKASFEDMHEDTRMIRERRKAKRMKQAEAPRS, from the coding sequence ATGCGATTAGCGCTCATGATGCTGTGTGCGGCCTTGGCCATGTCCGTGCTCATCCCGACAGACCTGCCTGCCATCGGAACGGGAGAGGCGTACGAAGTTCCCGCCGACCTCAAGGACAAATGGACCGCGCAAGCCGCGTTTCTTCGGCAGGAATTCGACGTCTGCGCCGAGCACTGCGGCCAAGACGCCGCCTGCCTTAAAAAATGTGGCGACGCGTACGAACACAAGCTGAGCCGAGCCCATGGGACACTTATCTTTGACAAGGCCGTGGCCGAGGTGGGCCGGGGCGAGGCCGACTACAAGCTGCATCCCTCCTGCCCTCTGTGCGGCATGAGCCGGGAGAAGTTCGCCCACTCGCGCATGCTCGTGCAGTACGACGACGGGAGCGTATACGCCGCGTGCTCCCTGCATTGCGTGGCCATCGACCTGGTTGTGAACATCGACAAGGCCCCTGCTCGGATCATGGTTGGCGACCATGCCACCCGGCAGCTGATCGACGCCGAGAAGGCCGTGTGGGTCGTGGGCGGCAGCAAGCCCGGCGTCATGTCCGCGCGGGCCAAGTGGGCCTTCGCCGACGACAAGGCCGCCAGGGAGTACATGCAGGAGAACGGGGGCCAGATGGCTACCTTCGACGAGGCCATCAAGGCCTCCTTCGAGGACATGCACGAGGACACGCGCATGATCCGCGAACGGCGCAAGGCCAAACGGATGAAACAGGCCGAGGCTCCCCGGAGCTAG
- a CDS encoding efflux RND transporter periplasmic adaptor subunit yields the protein MQNALARAALLCALLLTCAGLAGCGQGRDGAHAGGAQEPGPEARPVFYICPMNDVPPLPAPGACPVCGMQLMRLEDDAGTRGAPARINLPPEALRVAAVQVAPVERRFISAEVCLFGSIEYDPGYFTRLDAFTNGVIDKVYVRRTGDFIRPNQKLFDFYSSEIYGLELELLDIAGRIPTYIAGQLGGSASEKLGRAMEDNRHPALQGWPGRMGHDRQQAAPRPSAQPLEPEAAGVVAPTQDITGSGSHGMRELQRRFAAIRFRLRSWGLYDEDINEILRLERPVGIIPVRIPTLTSTVGGVLVENNAYQGRYVNTGTPLMTIADPHFVWARLRAFESDYMWLRTGQEVEFTTEARPGEVFQGKIVQLSPVFDPQTRTFEVGVVYFDKRNKLRPSMLVRAVAKARLDEEGRPAREDTAPEKAPLVIPASAPLVTGKRAVVYVASRQEPGSYEGRLVTLGPRTADYYVVKSGLAEGELVVVHGAFKLDSELQLRGKPSMLNPEGMPAEPANLEHYTDPLRGILDEPAREPDEPHVEPGPDAHGLPYSDGIEPDPACSDEPGSNPSGARPGLDDLNGLDMPPEHTDALPPTSPIKLDAAPALKETGIELLSNEAQAVPQGQDMGAPSAAPDDSLPAPSPIGLNVTPGPDGATDAPTPGWEHQEQDAMPPDDPSGWQFPTFPKVGRS from the coding sequence GTGCAAAATGCTCTGGCTCGCGCGGCCCTCCTGTGCGCACTCCTGCTCACCTGCGCCGGCCTGGCCGGTTGCGGCCAAGGGCGTGACGGCGCTCACGCGGGAGGAGCGCAAGAGCCCGGTCCCGAGGCCCGGCCCGTGTTCTACATCTGCCCCATGAACGACGTGCCGCCCCTGCCTGCGCCCGGCGCCTGCCCCGTGTGCGGCATGCAGCTCATGCGCCTGGAGGATGACGCCGGGACACGGGGCGCGCCCGCGCGCATCAACCTGCCGCCCGAGGCGCTCAGGGTCGCCGCGGTCCAGGTGGCCCCGGTGGAGCGCAGGTTCATCTCGGCCGAGGTGTGCCTGTTCGGCAGCATCGAGTATGACCCCGGCTACTTCACGCGTCTGGACGCCTTCACCAACGGGGTCATCGACAAGGTCTACGTGCGCCGCACGGGCGATTTCATCCGCCCCAACCAGAAGCTCTTCGATTTCTACTCCTCGGAGATATACGGCCTGGAGCTGGAGCTGCTCGACATAGCCGGCCGGATACCCACCTATATTGCGGGCCAGCTCGGCGGGTCCGCATCCGAGAAGCTCGGGCGGGCCATGGAGGACAACCGGCACCCGGCCTTGCAGGGCTGGCCGGGACGCATGGGCCACGACCGCCAGCAGGCCGCGCCACGACCTTCGGCCCAGCCTCTTGAGCCCGAGGCAGCCGGCGTGGTCGCGCCGACGCAGGATATCACCGGGAGCGGTTCGCACGGGATGCGCGAGCTCCAGCGCCGCTTCGCAGCCATCCGTTTCCGCCTGCGCAGTTGGGGCCTCTACGACGAAGACATTAACGAGATCCTGCGCCTGGAGCGTCCCGTGGGCATCATTCCGGTGCGCATCCCGACCCTGACCTCCACGGTGGGCGGAGTGCTCGTGGAGAACAACGCCTATCAGGGCCGCTACGTGAACACGGGCACGCCGCTCATGACCATCGCCGATCCGCACTTCGTCTGGGCCAGGCTGCGGGCCTTCGAGTCCGACTACATGTGGCTGCGCACGGGCCAGGAAGTAGAGTTCACCACCGAGGCGCGGCCAGGCGAAGTTTTCCAGGGCAAGATCGTGCAACTGTCGCCGGTCTTCGATCCCCAGACCAGGACCTTCGAGGTAGGCGTGGTCTACTTCGACAAGCGCAACAAACTCCGGCCGAGCATGCTCGTGCGCGCCGTGGCCAAGGCCAGGCTGGACGAGGAGGGCCGCCCAGCCCGCGAGGACACAGCGCCGGAAAAGGCGCCCCTGGTCATCCCTGCCAGCGCGCCGCTCGTCACCGGCAAACGCGCCGTGGTCTATGTAGCCTCCAGGCAGGAGCCGGGCTCCTACGAGGGCCGGCTGGTCACGCTCGGCCCGCGCACGGCCGATTACTACGTGGTCAAGTCCGGGCTCGCCGAGGGCGAGCTGGTCGTGGTCCATGGCGCCTTCAAGCTGGACAGCGAGCTCCAATTGCGAGGCAAGCCGAGCATGCTCAACCCCGAGGGGATGCCCGCTGAGCCGGCAAACCTGGAGCATTACACCGACCCGCTGCGGGGCATCCTCGACGAGCCGGCACGGGAGCCGGACGAGCCGCATGTCGAGCCAGGCCCGGATGCCCATGGCCTGCCGTATAGCGATGGAATCGAGCCCGACCCTGCCTGTTCCGATGAACCCGGTTCCAATCCGTCCGGCGCGCGCCCCGGCCTTGACGATCTGAACGGCCTGGACATGCCGCCGGAACACACGGATGCGCTCCCGCCGACGTCACCCATCAAGCTGGATGCCGCGCCCGCCCTGAAGGAAACCGGCATCGAGCTCCTATCAAACGAGGCTCAAGCCGTTCCCCAAGGGCAGGACATGGGCGCGCCCTCCGCTGCGCCAGACGATTCCCTGCCAGCCCCGTCCCCCATCGGCCTGAACGTGACGCCTGGGCCGGATGGAGCCACCGATGCGCCGACCCCAGGCTGGGAGCATCAGGAGCAGGACGCCATGCCGCCGGATGATCCCTCCGGATGGCAATTCCCAACCTTTCCCAAAGTGGGCCGCTCCTGA
- a CDS encoding efflux RND transporter permease subunit: MSDIPDQPRPRPRTLLDRLILFCLERRLAVLIATALVVCAGLVVSPFDPGLPFLHRAPVPVDAIPDIGENQQIVFTEWPGRSPQDMEDQVTYPLTASLLGLPGVKTIRASSAFGFSSIYVIFQDGLDFYWTRSRILEKLSSLPDGLLPEGVKPRLGPDATGLGQVFWYTLEGVDAQGRFTGGWDPQELRALQDWHVRYALLSTEGVAEVASVGGFAREYQVDVDPNLLRAYGLTLEDVARAVRRANTDVGARTIEVNSVEYLVRGLGFIKSLDDLRLSVVATRQNTPIFLHHVASVSLGPAQRAGALDRDGREAVGGVVAVRHGANPMEVIARLKQTIEEISPGLPGKILADGTRSQVRIVPFYDRSGLIQETLGTLSSALADEVLITILVVMVSIGHLGVSLIIAIVLPMAVLLCFTAMKLTGVDANIVALAGIVISIGVLDDLAIILTENVLRRMERNPVQGALRTVYEACREVSGAIVAALGTTVISFLPVFALTDAEGKLFRPLAFTKTFTLMGALVVALTLVPVLAHLLLPRSGKPDRKLLLAYELLIYAGLVLTFTVHPLLGLPLLGLGLAKTAEHRLPERWRGRLPARAVRLLATFLVVVTAWVLATRHWLPLGPGKGLLLNLFMSGTLLGGWLLLFGLYQRAYPRILAWCLEHKRAFLALPASLILLGCTAWLGAERVFGWMPALVRHSAPMAALARNFPGLGQEFMPALDEGSFLFMPSTMPHAAIGEVLSIIRVQDQAISAIPEVSSVVGKLGRAESPMDPAPLSMIETMIAYHPEYLLDGRGERQTFRHLPGETGLALDMRGVPVPAGDGAGYYVRGTYPRDAQGGLIPDPGGAPFRVWRPALDPALNPGRAAWPGIRTTEDIWAAISRAAAIPGTTGASSLQPISARLVMLQSGIRAALAVKVRGPDIPSIQKAASRVEALLREARAIDPPSVVADRILAKPYLEIEINRQAVAQYGFDLQAVQDVIETAIGGKAMTTTVEGRERYPVRVRYMRELRDDFPAMESILVSDPSGLEAPLGQMVHFRYAPGPAEIKTENTFLVGYVLFDNARGHTEVDAAREAQRLLKDLRGSGPLELPEGVSFSLTGSHENHERSQKRMALILPVTLALIFLVLYFKFKSPASAMLVFTGVALAWSGGFILLWLYGQPWFLDFSLFGASMRELFRIHPIHLSLAIWVGFLALFGIATDDGVVMATYLEDSFASRPPRDVAEARQRALEAGMRRIRPCMLTTATTILALLPVLTSSGRGADILVPMAVPSFGGMILVLLSTLLVPVLYCWLKERDLSVSGVPVQ; encoded by the coding sequence ATGAGCGATATACCTGATCAGCCCCGGCCACGCCCACGGACGCTCCTGGACAGGCTCATCCTGTTCTGCCTGGAGCGCAGGCTTGCCGTGCTCATCGCCACGGCGCTCGTGGTCTGCGCCGGCCTGGTCGTCTCACCCTTCGACCCGGGCCTGCCCTTCCTGCATCGCGCTCCCGTACCCGTGGACGCCATACCGGACATTGGCGAAAACCAGCAGATCGTGTTCACGGAGTGGCCGGGCCGCTCGCCGCAAGACATGGAGGATCAGGTCACCTATCCCCTGACGGCGTCCCTGCTGGGCTTGCCGGGCGTTAAGACGATCCGCGCCAGCTCGGCCTTCGGCTTCTCCAGCATCTACGTGATCTTCCAGGACGGCCTGGACTTCTACTGGACCCGCTCGCGCATCCTTGAGAAGCTGAGTAGTCTCCCTGACGGCCTCCTGCCCGAGGGGGTCAAGCCGCGGCTCGGCCCCGACGCCACGGGCCTCGGCCAGGTATTCTGGTACACCCTGGAAGGCGTGGATGCCCAGGGCCGTTTCACGGGAGGCTGGGACCCGCAGGAGCTGCGCGCCTTGCAGGACTGGCACGTGCGCTACGCCTTGCTGTCCACGGAAGGCGTGGCCGAAGTGGCCTCCGTGGGTGGCTTCGCCAGGGAGTACCAGGTGGACGTGGATCCGAACCTCCTGCGGGCCTACGGCCTGACCCTGGAGGACGTGGCCCGGGCCGTGCGGCGCGCGAACACCGACGTGGGCGCGCGCACCATCGAGGTCAACAGCGTCGAGTACCTCGTGCGCGGGCTGGGCTTCATCAAGAGCCTGGATGACCTGCGCTTGTCCGTGGTGGCCACGCGGCAGAACACGCCGATCTTCCTGCACCATGTCGCCAGCGTGAGCCTCGGCCCTGCCCAGCGTGCTGGCGCACTGGATCGGGACGGCCGCGAGGCCGTCGGCGGCGTGGTTGCCGTGCGCCATGGCGCCAACCCCATGGAGGTCATCGCGCGGCTCAAGCAGACCATCGAGGAGATCTCGCCCGGCCTTCCGGGCAAGATACTGGCGGACGGCACGCGCAGCCAGGTGCGCATCGTGCCTTTCTACGACCGCTCGGGGCTCATCCAGGAGACCCTGGGCACGCTCAGCTCCGCCCTGGCCGACGAGGTGCTCATCACGATCCTCGTGGTCATGGTCAGCATCGGGCATCTCGGGGTGTCGCTCATCATCGCCATCGTGCTGCCCATGGCCGTGCTCCTGTGCTTCACCGCCATGAAGCTCACCGGAGTGGACGCCAACATCGTGGCCCTGGCCGGCATCGTCATATCCATCGGCGTCCTGGACGACCTGGCCATCATCCTGACCGAGAACGTGCTGCGGCGGATGGAGCGGAACCCAGTCCAGGGCGCCTTGCGCACGGTGTACGAGGCCTGCCGGGAGGTTTCCGGCGCCATCGTCGCGGCCCTGGGCACCACGGTCATCAGCTTCCTGCCGGTCTTCGCCTTGACCGACGCCGAGGGCAAGCTGTTCCGGCCCCTGGCATTCACCAAGACCTTCACCCTCATGGGTGCGCTGGTCGTGGCCCTGACGCTCGTCCCGGTATTAGCGCACCTGCTGCTCCCGAGATCCGGCAAGCCGGACAGGAAGCTGCTCCTGGCCTACGAGCTGCTCATCTATGCGGGCCTGGTGCTCACGTTCACGGTCCATCCGCTCCTGGGGCTGCCGCTGCTCGGCCTTGGCCTGGCCAAGACCGCCGAGCACCGTCTGCCCGAGCGCTGGCGCGGCAGGCTGCCGGCCCGGGCCGTCCGTCTGCTTGCGACGTTCCTGGTGGTCGTGACGGCCTGGGTGCTGGCCACCCGGCATTGGCTGCCCCTGGGGCCGGGCAAGGGGCTCCTCCTGAACCTGTTCATGTCCGGCACGCTCCTGGGCGGCTGGCTGCTCCTCTTTGGACTGTACCAGAGGGCCTACCCGCGCATCCTGGCCTGGTGCCTGGAGCACAAGCGGGCCTTCCTGGCGCTGCCCGCGAGCCTGATCCTGCTTGGATGCACCGCCTGGCTTGGGGCGGAAAGGGTCTTCGGCTGGATGCCCGCCCTCGTGCGACACTCGGCGCCCATGGCCGCGCTGGCCAGGAATTTCCCGGGGCTTGGTCAGGAGTTCATGCCCGCCCTGGACGAGGGCTCCTTCCTGTTCATGCCTTCGACCATGCCGCATGCCGCCATCGGCGAAGTCCTGTCCATCATCCGCGTCCAGGACCAAGCCATCTCGGCCATTCCCGAGGTTTCTTCGGTAGTGGGCAAGCTGGGCCGGGCCGAATCGCCCATGGACCCAGCCCCGCTGTCCATGATCGAGACCATGATCGCCTATCACCCGGAATACCTGCTCGACGGGCGCGGCGAGCGCCAAACGTTCCGCCATCTTCCTGGCGAGACGGGCCTTGCGCTCGACATGCGGGGCGTGCCGGTGCCAGCGGGAGACGGAGCGGGCTACTATGTCCGGGGGACATACCCGCGCGATGCCCAAGGCGGGCTCATCCCGGACCCCGGCGGAGCGCCGTTCCGTGTCTGGCGCCCAGCGCTTGACCCGGCGCTCAACCCCGGCCGCGCGGCATGGCCCGGCATCCGGACCACTGAGGACATATGGGCGGCCATCAGCCGCGCCGCCGCGATTCCCGGCACCACGGGAGCCTCCAGCCTGCAGCCCATCTCCGCCCGGCTGGTCATGCTCCAGAGCGGCATCCGCGCGGCCCTGGCGGTCAAGGTCAGGGGTCCGGACATTCCCTCCATCCAGAAGGCCGCGAGCCGCGTGGAGGCACTCCTGCGCGAGGCGCGGGCCATCGACCCCCCCAGCGTCGTGGCCGACCGTATCCTGGCCAAGCCATACCTGGAGATCGAGATCAACCGCCAAGCCGTGGCCCAGTACGGCTTCGACCTGCAAGCGGTACAGGACGTCATCGAGACGGCCATCGGCGGCAAGGCCATGACCACCACGGTGGAGGGGCGGGAGCGCTATCCCGTGCGCGTGCGCTACATGCGCGAGCTGCGCGACGATTTCCCGGCTATGGAGTCCATCCTCGTCTCTGATCCGAGCGGGCTTGAAGCCCCGCTGGGGCAAATGGTCCATTTCCGCTACGCGCCGGGTCCCGCGGAGATCAAGACTGAGAACACATTCCTCGTGGGCTACGTGCTCTTCGACAACGCGCGGGGCCATACCGAGGTGGACGCCGCGCGGGAGGCTCAGCGCCTGCTGAAAGACCTGCGCGGCTCCGGCCCGCTGGAGCTGCCCGAGGGAGTCAGCTTCAGCCTCACCGGCAGCCACGAGAACCACGAGCGCTCCCAGAAGCGCATGGCCCTCATCCTGCCCGTGACCCTGGCCCTCATCTTCCTGGTGCTCTATTTCAAGTTCAAATCGCCGGCCTCGGCCATGCTCGTCTTCACCGGCGTGGCCCTGGCCTGGAGCGGCGGCTTCATCCTGCTCTGGCTCTACGGGCAACCGTGGTTCCTGGACTTCTCGCTCTTCGGTGCATCCATGCGGGAGCTGTTCCGGATCCATCCCATCCATCTGAGCCTGGCAATCTGGGTGGGCTTCCTGGCCCTGTTCGGCATCGCCACGGATGATGGCGTCGTCATGGCCACTTATCTGGAAGACTCATTCGCGTCCCGCCCGCCGCGGGATGTGGCCGAGGCCCGCCAGAGGGCCCTGGAGGCCGGCATGCGGCGCATCCGTCCGTGCATGCTGACCACGGCCACGACAATCCTGGCGCTGCTGCCGGTGCTCACCTCCAGCGGCCGGGGCGCGGACATCCTCGTGCCCATGGCCGTGCCTTCCTTCGGGGGCATGATCCTCGTGCTGCTCTCAACGCTGCTCGTGCCGGTGCTCTACTGCTGGCTAAAGGAACGCGACCTCTCCGTTAGCGGAGTCCCCGTACAGTGA